The DNA window GACGAGATCGAGCGCCTCTGGCACAAGGCCTGGTGGGCGCTCCATTACGGCGGCCGCGGCGGCCCGACCGTCCTGGCGCTGTCGGCCTTCGACATGGCCCTCTGGGACCTCAAGGCGAAACGCGCCAATCTCCCATTGTGGAAGGCCCTCGGCGGCTTCGACGCCAAGGTGCCCTGCTATGCCGGCGGCATCGATCTCGAACTGCCCCTCGACAAGCTCCTGCGCCAGACGGACGACAATCTCGGCAAGGGTTTTCGCGCCATCAAGATGAAGGTGGGCCGCGCCAACCTGTTCGAGGACGTTGAGCGCGTCGGCGCCATGCGCGAGCATCTCGGCGCCGGCTTTCCCCTGATGGCCGACGCCAACATGAAGTGGAGCGTCGACGGAGCGATCCGGGCCGCCAGAGCCCTTCAGCCCTTCGACCTGACCTGGCTCGAAGAGCCGACCATTCCCGACGATCCGGCGGGCCACGCCCGCATCGTGCGCGAGGGCGGGCTCCCGATCGCGGCGGGCGAGAACCTGCGCACGCTCTGGGAGTTCAAGCTCTACGTGGCCGGCGGCGGCGTGACCTATCCGGAGCCGGACGTTACCAATTGCGGCGGCGTCACCCCGTTCATGAAGATCGCCCACTTGGCCGAGGCCTTCAATCTGCCGGTGACCAGCCACGGCGCTCATGACGTGACCGTGCATCTTCTCGCGGCGTGTCCGAACCGCTCCTATCTCGAGGCCCACGGCTTCGGGCTCGAACGCTACATCGCCGAGCCG is part of the Microvirga terrae genome and encodes:
- a CDS encoding mandelate racemase/muconate lactonizing enzyme family protein, with the translated sequence MPRITSIEPGFYRIPLPSVLTDSMHGEMRAFELNTVRLRDADGAEGVGYTFTVGRNGAAIDTVLARELPEIMDGEEADEIERLWHKAWWALHYGGRGGPTVLALSAFDMALWDLKAKRANLPLWKALGGFDAKVPCYAGGIDLELPLDKLLRQTDDNLGKGFRAIKMKVGRANLFEDVERVGAMREHLGAGFPLMADANMKWSVDGAIRAARALQPFDLTWLEEPTIPDDPAGHARIVREGGLPIAAGENLRTLWEFKLYVAGGGVTYPEPDVTNCGGVTPFMKIAHLAEAFNLPVTSHGAHDVTVHLLAACPNRSYLEAHGFGLERYIAEPLAIRDGFALAPDRPGHGIAFDWKGLETIRA